One Parasphingorhabdus cellanae genomic region harbors:
- the rnhA gene encoding ribonuclease HI → MSDLSYVEIATDGACKGNPGPGGWGALIRYGDKEKEISGGEPETTNNRMELRAAIEALNTLKRPCKVKLSIDSTYVKDGITQWVFNWQRNGWRTAAKKPVKNADLWQDLLEAVKRHDIEWHWVKGHAGDADNERADVLASDAALNVAASL, encoded by the coding sequence ATGAGTGATCTCTCCTACGTCGAAATCGCCACTGATGGCGCATGCAAAGGCAATCCTGGTCCCGGCGGCTGGGGTGCATTGATCCGCTATGGTGATAAGGAAAAGGAGATTTCAGGCGGCGAGCCCGAAACGACCAACAACCGGATGGAGTTACGCGCGGCTATTGAGGCACTCAATACGTTAAAGCGGCCATGCAAGGTTAAGCTGTCGATCGACAGCACCTATGTAAAAGACGGGATCACCCAGTGGGTATTTAACTGGCAAAGAAACGGCTGGCGCACGGCGGCCAAAAAGCCGGTTAAAAATGCGGACCTGTGGCAAGACTTGCTCGAAGCCGTAAAACGTCATGATATTGAATGGCATTGGGTAAAAGGTCATGCCGGTGACGCGGACAATGAACGCGCCGATGTGCTGGCCAGTGATGCCGCGTTGAATGTCGCGGCCAGCCTTTAG
- the scpB gene encoding SMC-Scp complex subunit ScpB yields MNAEMDEGTRAVEATLFASENPMTIADIKLYVGEEVDIRGALNDLQNDYSGRGISLIKTGDRWHFQTAHDLSHLLRRERAELRKLSRAGMETLAIIAYHEPVSRAEIEAIRGVQVAKGTLDVLMEAGWVRPAGRREVPGRPLIYATTAEFLTHFGLQSRKELPGIDDLKAAGLLDPVDLALERLEMEAEDELPLEQELNEDGAQENEDDTADSLENAAESA; encoded by the coding sequence ATGAATGCCGAAATGGATGAAGGGACAAGAGCCGTTGAGGCGACGTTATTTGCGTCCGAAAATCCGATGACGATTGCGGACATCAAACTTTATGTCGGCGAGGAGGTTGATATTCGTGGCGCGCTTAATGATTTGCAGAATGACTATTCAGGACGCGGTATCTCGCTGATCAAAACCGGCGACCGCTGGCATTTTCAAACCGCTCATGATCTCTCACATCTCCTCCGCCGGGAACGGGCCGAACTGCGCAAACTCAGCCGTGCGGGCATGGAAACGCTGGCGATTATTGCTTATCACGAACCGGTCAGTCGCGCCGAGATAGAGGCTATTCGGGGCGTTCAGGTCGCAAAAGGCACGCTCGATGTACTGATGGAGGCGGGCTGGGTCCGTCCGGCGGGGCGCCGCGAAGTGCCTGGCCGACCACTGATTTACGCCACGACGGCCGAGTTTCTGACCCATTTCGGCCTTCAGAGTCGCAAGGAACTGCCGGGCATTGATGACCTGAAAGCTGCCGGTTTGCTGGATCCGGTGGACCTGGCGCTCGAACGGCTTGAGATGGAAGCAGAAGATGAATTGCCATTGGAACAGGAACTTAACGAAGATGGTGCACAAGAAAATGAGGATGACACTGCCGATTCACTGGAAAACGCAGCGGAAAGCGCCTAA
- the tatB gene encoding Sec-independent protein translocase protein TatB: MFDLSISEIAIIVIIAIVVIGPKELPRALATAGRWMAKARGVMGNFRTGFDAMVREAELQEMEKKWASENERIMLEHPTVEADEPQMEPLDDPPAADKKSDSGDQPDLPLSGDSNDSSPEKPGA; this comes from the coding sequence ATGTTTGACCTGTCCATATCCGAGATCGCGATTATCGTGATCATTGCTATTGTGGTCATTGGCCCCAAGGAACTGCCGCGGGCGCTCGCCACAGCTGGTCGCTGGATGGCCAAGGCGCGCGGTGTGATGGGCAATTTCCGTACCGGCTTTGACGCTATGGTCCGTGAGGCGGAATTGCAGGAAATGGAAAAGAAATGGGCATCGGAGAACGAGCGGATCATGCTGGAGCATCCGACCGTTGAGGCCGATGAGCCGCAGATGGAACCATTAGATGACCCGCCAGCAGCTGATAAGAAAAGCGACAGCGGCGATCAGCCTGATCTTCCATTGAGCGGTGACAGTAACGATAGCAGTCCGGAAAAACCCGGCGCATGA
- a CDS encoding entericidin A/B family lipoprotein, translated as MRKILASLIISSTLVLAACNTVQGVGEDIESVGRAGEDAIN; from the coding sequence ATGCGCAAGATTTTGGCATCATTGATAATTTCATCCACCCTCGTTCTCGCTGCCTGTAATACAGTACAAGGCGTTGGCGAAGATATTGAGTCCGTCGGACGCGCGGGTGAAGACGCAATCAATTAG
- the nagZ gene encoding beta-N-acetylhexosaminidase, with the protein MKPVIFGMSGLSLTADEKAFFKESDPAGYIIFGRNIESKDQLRALTDELRLLHGRDDVAILIDQEGGRVARMQEPVWPKFPPGETFDKLYDIAPATAIEAARLNAQAIAESLREVGITVNCLPLLDVRQPDTVDAIGNRAMGSDPMQVAALGRAVIDGQTKGGAVSVVKHMPGHGRAVVDSHMELPKVSASAEELETDIAPFRSLSDAPMGMTAHIVYTAWDAERCASLSSTVIDNVIRGAIGFDGLLFSDDLDMKALKGEVPERARDVVAAGCDIALNCWGRMDEMVGIANLLGEISDKSRERLNKAMATLDQAGEEVELAELLSRRDALLAAA; encoded by the coding sequence ATGAAGCCGGTCATTTTTGGTATGTCGGGATTAAGCCTGACCGCTGACGAAAAAGCGTTTTTCAAGGAAAGCGATCCCGCCGGATATATTATTTTCGGCCGGAATATCGAAAGCAAGGACCAGCTGCGCGCGCTGACCGACGAATTGCGCCTGTTGCATGGCCGCGATGATGTAGCGATCCTGATTGATCAGGAAGGCGGACGCGTGGCGCGGATGCAGGAACCGGTCTGGCCCAAATTCCCGCCGGGCGAAACCTTTGACAAGCTCTATGACATCGCGCCAGCGACCGCGATTGAGGCAGCACGCCTGAACGCACAGGCGATTGCCGAAAGCCTTCGTGAAGTTGGCATTACCGTCAATTGCCTGCCGCTGCTCGATGTCCGGCAACCGGACACGGTGGATGCCATTGGCAACCGTGCGATGGGCAGCGATCCGATGCAGGTGGCTGCCCTGGGTCGTGCGGTAATCGACGGGCAGACCAAGGGCGGCGCGGTGAGCGTCGTCAAACATATGCCGGGCCATGGCCGCGCTGTGGTCGATAGCCATATGGAATTGCCGAAAGTAAGCGCTTCTGCCGAAGAACTGGAAACCGACATTGCTCCGTTTCGATCGCTGTCGGATGCACCGATGGGGATGACCGCGCATATTGTCTATACCGCCTGGGATGCAGAGCGCTGCGCGAGCCTGTCATCAACGGTTATCGACAATGTCATTCGCGGGGCCATCGGCTTTGACGGGCTGCTGTTTTCGGACGATCTCGACATGAAGGCATTGAAAGGCGAAGTGCCCGAACGCGCGCGCGATGTGGTCGCGGCGGGCTGTGATATTGCGCTTAATTGCTGGGGCCGGATGGATGAGATGGTCGGCATTGCTAACCTGCTGGGTGAGATTAGCGACAAATCCCGCGAACGGCTGAACAAAGCCATGGCCACATTGGATCAGGCTGGCGAAGAGGTGGAACTGGCCGAACTGCTATCCCGCCGAGACGCATTGTTGGCGGCGGCCTGA
- a CDS encoding segregation and condensation protein A, whose product MTDGPEIIEEPEAEGFFFTKAASEEDAALTLNIDGWEGPLDLLLALARNQKVDLREISILELVQQYLKYIADAQSLKLELAADYLVMAAWLTYLKSGLLLPKDPEIDPSPEELALRLQMRLERLNAMREAGARLLARDRIGRDVFARGAPEGLRVVKNRHWQAEYYDLISAYGRVKLRSVPPVHIVKQRMVMTLEDALARVSLMLGEAIDWMDIRAFLPPGAPPQLRKSALASSFVAALELARQGKLVLSQEESFAPLKLKASNDG is encoded by the coding sequence ATGACAGACGGACCGGAAATTATCGAAGAACCCGAAGCAGAAGGCTTTTTCTTCACGAAAGCCGCAAGCGAAGAAGATGCAGCCCTCACGCTCAACATTGATGGATGGGAAGGTCCGCTTGATCTCTTGCTCGCGCTCGCACGCAATCAGAAAGTCGATCTGCGGGAAATATCGATACTGGAGCTGGTTCAGCAATATCTGAAATATATCGCTGACGCGCAAAGTCTGAAGCTGGAGCTGGCGGCGGATTATCTGGTGATGGCGGCATGGTTGACTTATCTCAAATCTGGCTTGCTGCTGCCCAAAGACCCTGAAATTGATCCCTCGCCGGAAGAATTGGCGCTGCGCCTGCAAATGCGGCTGGAGCGGCTCAACGCGATGCGAGAGGCTGGCGCCAGATTGCTGGCCCGTGACCGGATTGGCCGGGATGTCTTTGCTCGCGGAGCGCCTGAAGGCCTGCGGGTTGTGAAAAACCGGCATTGGCAGGCGGAATATTATGATCTGATCTCGGCCTATGGTCGGGTCAAGCTGCGCAGTGTTCCGCCGGTCCATATCGTGAAGCAACGGATGGTGATGACGCTCGAAGACGCGTTGGCGCGAGTGTCTTTGATGCTCGGCGAAGCCATTGACTGGATGGATATCCGGGCCTTTTTGCCCCCCGGCGCTCCACCGCAATTACGCAAATCGGCGCTGGCATCGAGCTTCGTCGCCGCGCTCGAACTGGCGCGGCAGGGAAAATTGGTGCTCAGTCAGGAAGAGAGCTTTGCGCCCCTAAAGTTGAAAGCAAGCAATGATGGATGA
- a CDS encoding NAD(P)/FAD-dependent oxidoreductase, which produces MSQYDVAIIGAGIAGASIASEIADQCSVVMLEAEDQPGYHSTGRSAAFWTETYGGPQVQPLTTASYQFLNDPKPAFSETSFLKKRRAINIARSDERHLVDAFIAEFAGSGVAMTPWTRKEIIEVMPNLKTNWDHAVYEPDCCDIDVAGLHMAYLRDVKRKGAALLCRARAEKITRKNAAWVIDTGGETVHAKQIINAAGAWAAEVATLAGALPIDIQPMRRTMVQLNTDPLSSPDMPLVVALDGSFYFKPEAGGSYWLSPHDETPVPAGDVAPEEWDVALAIDRFQSIMDVEIRSVNRKWAGLRSFAPDRLPIYGFDPQQQDFFWFAGQGGFGIQTAPAAAKLAKSIFLDAEREPSVQSLDAGLYGPARFAR; this is translated from the coding sequence ATGAGCCAATATGACGTCGCGATAATCGGAGCCGGAATAGCGGGAGCGAGCATCGCTTCCGAAATTGCCGATCAGTGTTCGGTAGTCATGCTGGAAGCGGAAGACCAGCCCGGCTATCATAGCACTGGTCGATCAGCCGCCTTCTGGACAGAAACTTATGGCGGCCCGCAGGTACAACCGCTGACGACGGCGTCTTATCAATTTCTGAACGACCCAAAGCCTGCATTTTCCGAAACGAGCTTTTTGAAGAAGCGCCGGGCGATTAACATAGCGCGGTCCGATGAACGGCATTTGGTCGATGCGTTTATCGCTGAATTTGCTGGAAGCGGTGTCGCTATGACCCCATGGACCAGAAAAGAGATCATCGAGGTCATGCCCAATCTGAAGACGAATTGGGACCATGCGGTTTATGAACCAGATTGCTGCGATATTGATGTAGCGGGTCTTCACATGGCTTATCTGCGCGATGTGAAGCGCAAGGGAGCAGCACTCTTATGTAGAGCGCGAGCGGAGAAGATCACCCGCAAGAATGCCGCATGGGTGATCGATACTGGTGGCGAAACCGTGCATGCCAAACAGATTATCAATGCGGCTGGCGCTTGGGCGGCGGAGGTCGCGACATTAGCCGGAGCGTTGCCGATCGATATTCAACCGATGCGGCGGACGATGGTGCAACTGAACACTGACCCTCTCTCTTCACCGGATATGCCCTTGGTGGTGGCGCTGGATGGCAGTTTCTATTTTAAGCCCGAGGCAGGCGGGAGCTATTGGCTTAGTCCACATGATGAAACGCCTGTGCCAGCTGGAGATGTTGCGCCGGAGGAATGGGATGTTGCTCTGGCAATTGATCGGTTTCAATCGATCATGGATGTCGAGATCCGCAGCGTGAATCGCAAATGGGCAGGTTTGCGTAGCTTTGCGCCTGATCGGTTGCCGATTTACGGGTTTGACCCTCAGCAGCAGGATTTTTTCTGGTTCGCGGGGCAAGGCGGCTTTGGTATTCAAACGGCTCCGGCGGCCGCCAAATTAGCGAAATCCATTTTTCTGGATGCCGAACGGGAACCATCCGTGCAATCGCTTGATGCCGGACTATATGGCCCCGCCCGTTTTGCGCGCTAA
- a CDS encoding twin-arginine translocase TatA/TatE family subunit gives MQPSIWQILIVAALVLILFGRGRISEMMGDVGKGIKSFKKGITEEEESVKAATQIDSKPADISAEKATTSDKTAG, from the coding sequence ATGCAACCGAGTATTTGGCAGATTTTAATTGTAGCAGCGTTGGTGCTGATCCTGTTCGGTCGCGGCCGGATTTCGGAAATGATGGGCGATGTCGGGAAAGGCATTAAATCCTTCAAAAAGGGCATTACCGAAGAAGAGGAAAGCGTGAAGGCTGCTACCCAGATTGACAGCAAGCCCGCTGATATCAGCGCAGAAAAAGCCACGACATCGGACAAGACCGCTGGTTAA
- the tatC gene encoding twin-arginine translocase subunit TatC yields MEANIDDSKAPLIEHLIELRQRLVWAVVALVIAFAVSFYFADEIFGLLVVPLTDAFPPGEGKLVFTKLYEAFFVEIKVAMFAAFFLAFPIISNQLWAFVAPGLYANEKKAFLPFLFATPLLFTAGAALAYYIVMPTAFRFFLGFEGEVGGLTQEALPAMGDYLDLVMRFILAFGVCFQLPVLLLLLNRAGLVTREQLIGLRRYMVVGAFVLAAILTPPDVVSQFLLGLPLIMLYEVSLAIMWFTERKRAKQQVAE; encoded by the coding sequence ATGGAAGCCAATATAGACGATAGCAAAGCGCCGCTGATCGAACATCTGATCGAATTGCGCCAGCGTTTGGTCTGGGCCGTCGTTGCTCTGGTCATTGCTTTCGCTGTCAGCTTCTATTTTGCCGATGAGATATTCGGTCTGTTGGTGGTACCTCTAACGGACGCCTTTCCTCCGGGCGAGGGGAAGCTCGTTTTCACCAAGCTCTATGAAGCCTTTTTTGTCGAGATAAAGGTCGCGATGTTCGCTGCGTTTTTTCTTGCTTTTCCAATTATTTCCAACCAGCTCTGGGCTTTTGTCGCACCGGGACTTTATGCGAACGAGAAAAAGGCGTTTCTGCCGTTTCTCTTTGCGACACCGCTGTTGTTCACCGCCGGAGCAGCGCTGGCTTATTATATCGTGATGCCAACGGCTTTCCGGTTTTTCTTGGGTTTTGAAGGCGAAGTGGGCGGTCTGACGCAAGAAGCCTTGCCCGCCATGGGTGATTATCTCGACCTGGTGATGCGGTTCATTCTGGCCTTCGGCGTTTGTTTCCAGTTGCCAGTGTTGTTGTTGCTGCTCAACCGCGCCGGACTGGTGACACGCGAACAGCTTATTGGGCTGCGCCGCTACATGGTTGTCGGAGCTTTCGTATTGGCCGCAATATTGACCCCGCCGGATGTTGTGTCACAGTTTCTGCTCGGCTTGCCACTGATCATGCTTTACGAAGTATCGCTAGCAATCATGTGGTTTACCGAGCGAAAGCGCGCCAAGCAACAGGTCGCAGAATAA
- the ispH gene encoding 4-hydroxy-3-methylbut-2-enyl diphosphate reductase — translation MKHAESGKPRISLLVAAPRGFCAGVDRAIKIVELAIEKYGAPVYVRHEIVHNRYVVDELKKLGAIFVEELDEVPDGVPVVFSAHGVPKAVPHKAEERGLEYLDATCPLVSKVHRQAERQVEAGRHIIFVGHENHPEVIGTFGQVEEGMMTLVETVEDVAALKPADPDKLSFLTQTTLSVDDTRAIVEALQARFPSIVGPKGEDICYATSNRQEAVKSIAKSCDLLLVIGAPNSSNSLRLVEVAEREGTDSYLIQRAEEIDMAWMEGVGTLGLTAGASAPEILVREVVSRLEQDYIVDEQKVETTDERMVFKLPRGLETA, via the coding sequence ATGAAACATGCAGAATCAGGAAAACCCCGTATTAGCTTGCTTGTAGCAGCACCGCGCGGCTTTTGTGCGGGCGTTGACCGGGCCATAAAAATCGTTGAACTGGCAATCGAAAAATATGGCGCACCGGTTTATGTGCGTCATGAAATCGTTCACAATCGCTATGTTGTCGACGAATTGAAAAAACTGGGCGCTATTTTTGTCGAAGAGCTGGACGAAGTGCCGGACGGCGTTCCGGTGGTCTTTTCTGCCCATGGTGTCCCGAAAGCGGTTCCCCATAAAGCGGAGGAACGTGGCCTCGAATATCTCGATGCGACATGTCCTTTGGTATCCAAAGTGCATCGTCAGGCAGAGCGGCAGGTCGAGGCTGGAAGGCATATTATTTTTGTCGGCCATGAAAATCACCCGGAAGTCATCGGCACTTTCGGTCAGGTCGAAGAAGGCATGATGACTTTGGTCGAGACGGTCGAGGATGTTGCCGCGCTTAAACCCGCAGATCCGGACAAATTATCATTTCTGACTCAAACAACGCTCTCGGTCGATGACACCAGAGCAATTGTCGAAGCGCTGCAGGCCCGCTTTCCGTCCATCGTCGGCCCAAAAGGCGAAGATATATGCTACGCGACCTCAAATCGACAGGAAGCCGTCAAGAGCATCGCGAAATCCTGTGACCTCTTGCTCGTGATCGGCGCACCAAACAGTTCCAATAGCCTTCGCCTTGTCGAAGTGGCCGAGCGAGAGGGAACCGACTCCTATTTAATCCAGCGCGCTGAAGAGATTGACATGGCCTGGATGGAAGGCGTTGGTACACTGGGTCTGACCGCCGGGGCGTCTGCACCGGAAATATTGGTACGGGAAGTCGTGAGCCGGCTCGAACAGGATTACATCGTCGACGAGCAGAAAGTGGAAACCACCGACGAACGCATGGTTTTCAAATTGCCGCGCGGGCTCGAAACCGCCTGA
- the thrB gene encoding homoserine kinase, whose product MAVYTKVSAEEIEDFLTRFDVGTLVSAKGIAEGVENSNYLIETTQDRFILTLYEKRVDPNDLPFFITMLDHLADKNCPVPPMISDRVGIKIQKLCGKSACLIKFLPGISVTTPTPLQARATGKALGEMHNALTDFTGKRANSMDHDTWRELATDCGPNELDAIAPGLQVVVDEELDHLDQNWPGELPISVIHADLFPDNVLMLDDQVTGLIDFYFSCTDIRAYDVAVTHAAWCFSEDGEKFDAAVSEALITGYDEIFHLSAEDRAALPVLARGASLRFMLTRAYDWINTPADALVTRKDPMAFLNRLKFYQENPDIFQI is encoded by the coding sequence ATGGCCGTTTACACCAAGGTTAGCGCAGAAGAAATTGAAGACTTTCTGACCCGCTTTGATGTCGGCACGCTGGTTTCCGCTAAGGGGATTGCCGAAGGGGTGGAGAATAGTAATTATTTGATTGAAACGACACAAGACCGGTTCATTTTGACACTTTACGAAAAGCGCGTTGACCCCAATGACCTGCCGTTTTTCATAACGATGCTCGACCATCTGGCTGATAAAAATTGCCCGGTGCCGCCGATGATCTCTGATCGTGTCGGCATCAAGATACAGAAACTTTGCGGCAAGTCGGCCTGCCTCATCAAATTCCTGCCTGGCATTTCGGTCACCACGCCAACGCCGCTGCAAGCACGGGCAACCGGCAAGGCCTTGGGCGAGATGCACAATGCCCTAACCGATTTTACCGGCAAACGCGCGAATAGCATGGACCATGATACCTGGCGGGAATTGGCAACAGATTGCGGACCAAATGAGTTGGACGCCATTGCTCCAGGCCTACAGGTAGTTGTCGATGAAGAGCTTGATCATCTGGATCAGAATTGGCCAGGGGAATTGCCGATATCCGTCATCCATGCGGATCTGTTTCCAGATAATGTGTTGATGCTGGATGATCAGGTTACCGGCCTGATCGACTTTTACTTTTCCTGTACCGACATCCGCGCTTATGATGTTGCCGTGACTCATGCCGCTTGGTGTTTCTCTGAAGATGGTGAAAAATTTGATGCAGCTGTCTCTGAAGCTTTGATCACGGGCTATGACGAAATATTTCATTTGAGCGCGGAAGATCGGGCGGCTTTACCTGTCCTGGCGCGCGGCGCATCGCTGCGTTTCATGCTCACGCGTGCTTATGACTGGATCAACACGCCCGCAGATGCACTGGTGACCCGCAAAGATCCGATGGCCTTTCTCAACCGCCTGAAATTTTATCAGGAAAATCCGGATATTTTCCAGATATGA
- a CDS encoding YegP family protein, whose protein sequence is MAHKFEIYKDKKGEFRVRFKHNSEIMFSTEGYASKASAKNAIASIIKNGPGAEVEDNS, encoded by the coding sequence ATGGCGCATAAATTTGAAATTTATAAAGATAAAAAAGGCGAATTCCGGGTTCGTTTCAAACATAACAGCGAAATCATGTTCTCTACCGAAGGCTATGCGAGCAAGGCCAGTGCCAAAAACGCGATTGCCTCGATCATTAAAAATGGTCCTGGTGCCGAGGTCGAAGATAATAGCTAG
- a CDS encoding SPOR domain-containing protein, with product MSDVNSDSLDLDDDNRLPWLESAEDYDSEDEYSPLRVALFIGLGIALLAAIVGGIYWMQNRDGGGLSGDGTLIAAQEGDYKVRPDDPQARQFEGEGDASFAASEGQETPGKLGTAPPVEAPIKKAAPTAPSAPGSAMIQLGAFSSTGQADSAWSGFSRRFADIGALPKKIVQGTVEGGTIYRLNAVAPNVSAAQKICNGLKAAGESCLVVPQ from the coding sequence ATGTCTGATGTGAATAGCGATAGTCTGGACCTGGACGATGATAATCGCCTGCCATGGCTGGAATCAGCAGAAGATTATGATAGCGAGGATGAATATTCTCCTCTTCGCGTCGCTTTGTTTATTGGTCTGGGCATAGCGCTGCTCGCGGCGATTGTGGGCGGTATTTACTGGATGCAGAACCGCGATGGCGGCGGGTTGAGCGGTGATGGGACACTCATCGCGGCACAAGAAGGCGACTATAAAGTACGCCCTGACGATCCACAGGCCAGACAGTTTGAAGGTGAAGGCGATGCGAGTTTTGCCGCTTCCGAAGGACAGGAAACGCCGGGCAAATTGGGCACGGCTCCGCCAGTGGAAGCACCGATTAAAAAGGCAGCTCCAACTGCGCCATCGGCGCCCGGAAGCGCGATGATTCAGCTTGGCGCATTCAGTTCGACGGGTCAGGCAGACAGCGCATGGTCGGGTTTCTCCCGTCGCTTTGCCGATATTGGCGCTCTGCCGAAGAAGATTGTGCAGGGAACGGTCGAAGGCGGAACCATCTATCGCCTCAACGCCGTAGCGCCGAATGTTTCGGCGGCTCAAAAAATCTGCAATGGCCTGAAAGCCGCTGGTGAAAGCTGTCTTGTCGTCCCGCAATAA
- a CDS encoding entericidin A/B family lipoprotein, with product MRKIIASIALSSALLLGACNTVQGVGDDIKSVGRAGERAID from the coding sequence ATGCGCAAAATAATCGCTTCTATCGCCCTATCATCGGCGCTCTTGCTGGGCGCCTGCAACACTGTGCAAGGTGTTGGAGATGATATTAAATCCGTTGGCCGTGCTGGCGAACGGGCGATCGATTAA
- a CDS encoding entericidin A/B family lipoprotein → MRKIFVTIVISSTIVLAGCNTVQGAGQDIESVGDEAEEVINE, encoded by the coding sequence ATGCGTAAGATTTTTGTGACTATAGTCATTTCGTCCACCATTGTCCTTGCCGGATGCAATACTGTGCAGGGTGCAGGTCAAGACATCGAATCCGTCGGCGATGAGGCTGAAGAAGTTATCAACGAATAG
- the argS gene encoding arginine--tRNA ligase → MLFDIFQHHINKALDDLVASGDLPADLDRKNVTLEPPRDPSHGDLSTNAAMVLSKAAGAKPRDLAEKIVEKLAALEDVKAAEMAGPGFINLRVSDAVLLTELREIEALGADYGRSTKGQGVTVNVEYVSANPTGPMHMGHCRGAVVGDALADLLEFIGHKVIREYYVNDAGAQVDILAESVHIRYREALGETILAIPEGLYPGDYLKPVGWALAQQYGDKYVDAPIDKWLPIFRKAAVAGMMDMIRADLALLGIKHDVFSSEAELHAAGKADAAEAVLRSRDLVYDGVLEKPKGKTIDDWEAVELPLFRSTQFGDDQDRPIKKSNGSWTYFGGDLAYHFQKAQKADELIDIWGADHSGTVKRIKAAVAALTEGKTKFDVKLIQMVRLLRDGEPEKMSKRSGNFVTIADMVEEVGKDAVRFTMLTRKADAQMDFDFAKVTEASKDNPVFYVQYAHARIQSTLRKAADEENISRSADHLDKLGAEELDLIKQAAQFPRIVESAAMSREPHRIAFYLNDLAAAFHAFWNMGNDRPEMRIIMVNDPAMTSARLFLAKYLGQVIKNGLALMGVSAADKM, encoded by the coding sequence ATGCTGTTCGATATTTTTCAGCACCACATAAACAAAGCTCTGGACGATTTGGTCGCCAGCGGTGATCTGCCAGCGGATCTGGATCGCAAGAATGTCACTCTGGAGCCGCCGCGCGATCCCTCGCACGGTGATCTATCGACAAACGCTGCGATGGTATTGTCCAAGGCAGCCGGAGCCAAACCGCGCGACTTGGCTGAAAAAATCGTCGAAAAACTAGCGGCGCTGGAAGACGTCAAAGCAGCTGAAATGGCAGGCCCGGGTTTCATCAATCTGCGGGTTAGCGATGCCGTGCTCCTGACGGAATTGAGAGAAATCGAAGCTCTGGGCGCCGATTATGGTCGCTCGACCAAAGGGCAGGGTGTTACCGTCAATGTCGAATATGTCTCGGCCAACCCGACCGGCCCGATGCATATGGGCCATTGTCGCGGCGCGGTGGTCGGTGATGCGCTGGCCGATTTGCTCGAATTTATCGGCCACAAGGTGATCCGCGAATATTATGTGAACGATGCCGGCGCGCAGGTCGATATTCTCGCGGAATCCGTTCACATCCGCTATCGGGAAGCGCTGGGCGAAACGATTTTGGCCATTCCCGAAGGCCTTTACCCCGGAGACTATCTGAAACCCGTCGGCTGGGCGTTGGCACAGCAATATGGCGACAAATATGTTGATGCGCCGATTGATAAATGGCTGCCGATTTTCCGCAAGGCGGCTGTGGCGGGCATGATGGATATGATCCGGGCCGATCTGGCGTTGCTGGGCATCAAACATGATGTGTTCTCATCCGAAGCGGAGCTGCATGCAGCCGGTAAGGCGGACGCCGCCGAAGCGGTGTTGCGGTCTCGCGATCTGGTTTATGATGGCGTCCTGGAAAAGCCCAAAGGCAAGACGATTGATGACTGGGAGGCAGTCGAACTGCCGCTGTTCCGCTCCACGCAATTTGGTGATGATCAGGACCGGCCCATCAAGAAGTCCAACGGAAGTTGGACCTATTTTGGCGGCGACCTCGCTTATCATTTCCAGAAAGCCCAAAAGGCCGATGAACTCATCGACATTTGGGGCGCGGATCATTCCGGCACGGTCAAGCGGATCAAGGCAGCTGTGGCGGCGCTGACCGAAGGCAAAACCAAATTTGACGTGAAGCTGATCCAGATGGTGCGGCTGTTGCGCGATGGCGAGCCGGAGAAAATGTCCAAACGGTCCGGCAATTTCGTCACTATCGCCGATATGGTCGAAGAAGTCGGCAAGGACGCCGTGCGCTTCACAATGCTGACCCGCAAGGCCGATGCGCAGATGGATTTTGATTTTGCAAAGGTCACCGAGGCGTCAAAGGACAATCCGGTATTCTATGTGCAATATGCCCATGCGCGGATTCAATCGACCTTGCGCAAAGCGGCGGACGAAGAAAATATCTCTCGTTCGGCGGACCATCTTGACAAGCTGGGCGCAGAAGAGCTCGACCTCATCAAACAGGCGGCTCAATTCCCGAGAATCGTCGAATCAGCTGCCATGAGCCGCGAGCCACATCGGATCGCCTTCTACCTCAATGACCTCGCAGCGGCGTTTCACGCCTTCTGGAATATGGGCAATGACCGGCCCGAAATGCGGATCATCATGGTGAACGACCCTGCCATGACGTCTGCTAGGCTTTTCTTAGCTAAATATTTAGGGCAAGTAATTAAGAACGGCCTCGCGCTGATGGGGGTCAGTGCCGCTGACAAGATGTGA